Part of the Nicotiana sylvestris chromosome 5, ASM39365v2, whole genome shotgun sequence genome is shown below.
aacattccatacgCAGGAAAATTGTTAATagtccacattaaattagcacgcaaattgaaattttgtttggttgatatgtcatatgtttcaacaccatcacaccacaattgttttagctcatcaatcaaaggttgcaaatatacatcaatcaaacttttcggattacatggaccggggataatacaatttaagaatatatatggactagtcatgcataactcgggtggtagattataaggtgtaagaaagatAGGCCAACATGAATATGGTGTCGCAGATACAGTAAAAGGCGTGAAGCCATCCGCACACAGACCTAACTGAATGTTACTTAGTTCACTAGCAAAATCTagatatgtcctatcaaagtgcttccaagcttctccatctgaTGGATGACACATAACATCAagtggtcttctattttcaaagttcCATCTCATGTGAGGAGTAGAACTCatcgacgcatataacctctttaacgttggtataagaggtaaataatgcatcgccttGATAGCGACCATATTTCCGCTAGAAAGCCTCTTGAAACTAGACTTTTTGCAAAATTTACAACTGTTTAAagttgcatcatctttataatataacatgcaaccatcttcacaacaatcaattctcattgacaAAAGTCCTAAGTTAGAAACcaatctctttgccttatagaaatcaccaggtaaCTTGATATTTGGGTcaactagttcactcataaggtcaatgaaagagtccatggttgcttgagaaatattccaattAGATTTTATACTcagtaatctaactgcaacagacaGCTGGGAGTGCGGACTTCCTTTacgtagtggacgactagcttcctctaatTGTTCATAAAAACATTTTACGTCATCAAtaggagtttgttcaacattttcattgggctcacccccgaagtgcatcccaaaagcatccgtaaccatatcatgaattctagaatcacgatttgtattctccaccgacctactactttcaccaacaaccatgttatgaaatatcccacGGCTACCATtgatctctccatgattagtccacacaaagtaattctCTATAAACGCCTTCCTATAAAGATGAAGCTTAACTACCTCCGGTATTTCAAACTTCATATAGTCACACCTGACACAAGGGGacctaattactccttcactttggtatggtggaagtgacattgcatgtctaacaaagtcatcaaccccttctacaaaatcctcccgcaatccccgccgattaggataattcctattgtacttccaagtacgatgttccatgtatacaaataaaacaagaactaattaatttagttaattcatatcataatctttttttagttaattcatatcctaaaaggtcCAATTCATAAAAGATCAATTCATAAACCAAAAGTtaaattcataaactaaaagttcaactacaaatcctaaaaattcacttcatatcctaaaatttcaatttataaactaaaagttcaattcataaactaaaagttcaattcatatccaaaaagttcagttcataaactaaaaattcaattcatatccaaaatatccaattcataaactaaaagttcaactacaaatcctaatagttcattttatatcctaaaattttaatttataaactaaaagttcaattcataaactaaaagttcaattcatatccaaaaacttcaattcataaactaaaattcaattcatatccaaaagatccaattcataaactaaaaattcaactacaaatcctaaaagttcacttcatatcctaaaatttcaatttataaactaaaagttcaattcataaactaaaagttcaactacAAATCCTAAAAGTTCACTTCATAAACTCAAAGTTCAACTACAAATCCTAAAAGTTCACTTCATATcctaaatttcaatttataaactaaaagttcacttcatatcctaaaatttcaattaataaactaaaagttcaattcataaattaaaagttcaattcataaactaaaagttcactTCATatactaaaatttcaatttataaactaaaagttcaattcataaactaaaagttcaactacAAATCCTAAACCCTACATTCTAACTAAACTATTCAAGACTATACAAAGTATAATTCCAATCTTACTAAACTATTCAAgactaattaaactaattagttaataaaattaataAACAAAACTAAACCCTAgtcctcaataaaatacaatgttcaacTAATTGAAATAACAATTACAAATAACAAAGAAATGGGTTGTAATTCAAACCTAAAATTTTTAGGTGGAGAAGGAGTGGGGCAGCAGTCCTAAACGCAGTGGTAGCGGCAGCTCCGATGACGGAGACGGCGACGGGCGGTGGCTACACGGGGTAGGGAACGGGATTTGTGTGAGGGAAATAGAGAAGGGGAAGGGAAGGTATTGAGGGAGGAGTTAGGGAAATTTTGGGGAAGATAATAAGAGAAATGGGGGGAAAACCCGTATTGCATTCTGTTTTTCAGAATtaccgaccaacattggtcgaTAATTTGGTCGGTACATTATGTattgaccgtttgaccaaataccgaccaactttggtcggtttttttttttaaaaaaatccgtTTTAAATTTTTAACATATTATAagctataaaaaaaattattacaaaCTATAAAAAATGTCATATGtactataaatatttattttatttaactacaaCGATTTTAAGTAATTATAAACTATAAGCATAATCTttacaaaaattatattaactagaTAATTACTTCTAATAGATTATAATAGCATCTATATAAGTAAATTTTCaagttatatttaagtatatgagtaatttcaCACACACAAATAAACTACATTGTAATTGATGATCAATCTTATACATTATTACATACGTACGAATAATTAATCGATTgataaaccaatataatattattctattttaggtcgagacgttttattttttatattaatcgATATAGGTCaaaacgttttgtttttaatattcatcgATGCATCTAAATAAGATATAAgttgatgaatcaatttacaagtctatcaatccctaaaaaAATCCGACCATGTGTTcctagcgcttcatgttcttatatatatatacagctatcaaagtatatatatatatatatatatatatatatatatatatatatacacacaaacaCACATACATAGCCACTTCATTGTaatactttaactacatatatagcatgttatagtatatgttaccGTATTCATTAGTTGTATGATAACAGAGTTAATggattacattcattcatcactaataATGCATGACATAGATTAATCGATATAGGCCGAGACGTTTTTTTTTACTATTAATAGATATAGgtcagacgttttgtttttaatattcaacgatgcatctgagtaaGTTATAAGTAGATGAATCAATTTCCaaacagatatatttgatgataaattatatatactaattaggatcttcacaagtctatcaatccctaaaagaacccgagGCACAAAACTCAGTAAGGAAGGGAAGGCGTGAAACTCGAAAGGCCTGTGCTAAAACCTCACCACAGAGTGAAGCCAATGTGCTTCCTCGAAGGTCGAGTGCACATTTGCTAACCTAGTTCCCTCAGCTCTGAAGAAGTCGACCCCAGCCGAGGCACGATTGCTTGGTGCATATGATCTCGGGTTTcgagtatccctcgaagtacctccAACGAAAAAAGAAGGCGACAGCAGAGGATAAACCGCCTCTCCAAAACTAGAAATCACGAGTGCGGCAGGCTTAATCAATACTTCCACTCTGGGCCTCCGGCCCAGGTTCGCTTTGGCCCGAGCGCCATCGCCCTACAAAGGCATCTCTTGCTTATTGTTATCATTCTTTAGCCCAGAAGCTAGCGATccttcttcccccccccccccaaagggGACATGGCCTAGCCTCGGAAGGCTCCTAGATGCCTATAATAATAGGGTTAGCATGTAGAAATAGAAAGTTCTTTTTCAACTAAAAGAAGGGAACAGATCGCACGACACATACCGTGGTATTTTGCCTCCCACCTATCCTTAGATAaagctcgccacttacgctcattgtaagtcgagtgggtcgccaactttcGAACCCAATCCGACAGATAGGGAACCTCGCCCAGCATCCATGAAATCgctgcagaaaaagaaaagaaggcacacTTACAGAACACCCCTTCGCCATAATTGAAGAACTGTGAaggcacgagtgtaccactcacgtgtataattccattccttaGGGAATGGCATAAACTCTACGGGGATAATATCTACAGTTCGTACTCAGACGAATTGACTCATCCACTCCTGACCCCTGTCTTCTTCATCATCGACAATGAAAGTCATGGTCGACCGGCATCGTAAGGCtagcagacctcgatgatgaaagggccaaTATAGTCTGATAAGATGGCTAAGCGTAAATTCAAGCCCtaccttctccgcaaagaaccttaCCATCAACACTATCCGCCAAAATGATCAGTGAATCTGGGCCAAGGTAACTCGATACTTTCGATAGAAGTCAAGCACAATCCTATAAAGGGGGCCCAGCGGGAAAGGATACGTGAACACATTCAGAAAACCCTCCGCACAATCCATAACACTCTCATtcggggaaggtacctgcagtactaCCTTTTTCCCCCATCCACAGTCTTTCCTCACCGACCCAAGGTGTCCCTTCCTATCAAAGAAGTAAATTTCAAGGTATGCTCCCATTGATCCTGAGCATCGGGACACTTTTCTGACGAAAAGTCCCCTCTCGAAGCAAAATACCTTGAGCTAACAAGGCGAGAACCGGAGGCGAAACCCTTTCCTCTCTGCCAAATGGGTCCTGATGTAGCAGTCATGACTATAGCAAAATCGGAGAACTGGAGCGGGAATTTAGGCGAAAGCATCAATACTAAAATAATGAAAGGCCTAACGCAGGaaaaaagggtaacttctcataaTGGTGGAATCTCCAAAAGGGCGGAAGCAGCCCTATATAGGGAAAAAGTGGCAACGATCCGCCTGCCCCAAAGGCCTATTAAAATGTTGGCCGAAACCACTTTGGGAAGATGTTCCGGCGGAGTCGCCTCGGTCACTTTACAGCCGTGTTTCCCACTTGACAAGCGTTGTGTGACGTTTCGGGGTCGGAGACCCCCGCACCAAACAAGTCCCGAGGTgctacccgacctcgaggaccttcatCAAAAAGAAGAATGGCTCTAAGAAGCCATTAATATCACTACCAGTCCCGAGgtagtacccgacctcgaggacctccatcaaaaagaagaaaggctccaagaagccattaatatcactaccagtcccgaggtggtacccgacctcgaggacctccatcaaaaagaagaaaggctccAAGATGCCATTAATACCACtaccagtcccgaggtggtacccgacctcgaggacctccatcaaaaagaagttaggctctaggaagccTTTGGCATCACCAccagtcccgagatggtacccgacctcgaggaccccctccaaaaagaagaaaggctccAAGAAGCTATTAATATCACTACAAGTCCTGAAATGGTatccgatctcgaggacctccatcaaaaagaagtgaGGCTCCAAGAAGCCTCTAGCATCATCGCTAgacccgagatggtacccgatctcgggGATCTCTCCAATGGGCCATATACGTCATTATaagactcgagatggtacccaattTCGAAGGCTCCTCTCAAGGAAAAATAAGAACTTAAAACTCCACGCATATGGGCTTGGCCTCGGGGTACCATCTAAACTCGGGCAGTCCCTCATCCGGGATCTATCTACAACGCCTTATGGCTATATACACTAAGTTCAAGACAAGTTTCTAGACAGCCTGAGTTAACCCTCACTCGAGGACTACTCTCGAAAGCCTAAAGGCAGTCTCCATTCTCGAGCTTCCGAGTTAATACCCCCTCGAAGATTATCGCAGGGTCTAAAGGCTAAGTCTTGATTTGGGGGTTCGAagccctactctcattcaactcTAAGTCAGGGTCCCGACGACCCGAGTTTATCGGTCCAAcccaggctcgatatttgcacCAACCGATGGGGTCATGCACTTAGATTCTACACAAGCATAGATAAAGGTAAAATAGCATGCATTAGAGAAAAATGTTAATTCATAAACATTCGATTAAaaaagcccacaaggggtccttacacagaaacaaagaagcaaaaaggtACACATATGGTAAAAGCTTATAGCCTAGCCTATTCTTGAGGATGCATCCTCGGTGGCAGTATCTTCGAGCGCCATCTCCCCGGGAGTCTCATCTCGGTCTTGCAGAATGATATCTCCGAGGGCGAAGATGAAGAAGTGGAAAGTGgtggagaagagcaaagtgacgcagaagaagcagaaaggaacaaagaaatggctgggtgaaaaatctggctagtatggatttcgctaGTGCTACTATTGTAAAGCCACTTCTTGGGACATTGCCCCAGTGTGGAATGCAATAGTTAGCagatagtaccacctcactccaCGGAAAGAAAAAGGAGTGAGGCGCCGCACCGGGTAATCGGgggaggtgagcagcggtgtatagtccaAACTCCCTCGTGAGCAACGGTGTAAAGTCCAAATATTTTCCTGAGTCGGGAGAAATCGGTCCTATATCTCCTCGTCTTGGGCCAACGATGatagtagtaataataataacaacaacaacaacaacaacaagttgGTATAGTCTCGCTCGATAGGGAAGAGCCCCGGAAAAAAACCATGGCATAACTAATGAGAACGCCACTAGACACCTTTGAGGCCACGGGCCTCAAACATGGGAAATGACAGCGGATGAGGATGGAAAGAAGAAATGGGAGAAAGGTTGATTGAAGAACACTTGAACAAAAAGTTGGTTCCAGGAAGCCCCCATTTATAGGAGGGGCAGCAGCGTAACCAACGGCGCCATTATTGTCATTGAAAGACGTAATAGCAGGCACATTTAATGCATCCTTGGGAGTTGAAGCGACGGCGACATTACtgctttgaagaagaagaaacggtAATGCTTTAAATGATTCTGGTAAGTTGAAATGACGGGACATCTCGGTTGTCACGGAGGCTTGCGCCATCAGTATGATGTCATTGCGGGAAATTTGGAAAGATGGTTatcaaggtcgtttcttatcgtccaactctaagaaacgcggggactatctgtatacggtaaaattagAGGGTCTAATTTCCCATCGTTATAACGCCTCGAAGGCTCGAAATCACGGTCGAGTTTCATCCTTCGAGggccatcgacgctcgacctTGGGGCAGTATGAGGCTGATGGTTACGGGAAGAAAATGGGGGGTTCCCAAGGCGTGAAACTAGAGCCGAcaaaatctgtcaggctagtctgagcccgtaTCGTGGCATTAGTTaggtgtcccatctccatatttttgtaataaatgcatttgtactatattgggattccccttcttatataaaggggatccttgttattttgtaaacatctgttgctccatactaaatatactagaacattctctctgctctttaacacattctcttgatttCGTTATCTTATTTATCGcccatatttattgtgttctacttagtgttcatcatttattgcttattattggccataaagagccgtctTTGATTTGTTTATAATTATTATTCACTATCGACCGCCTTCGATAGCTCCCAAccgagcttcagactcgaccccgaggccctcgaataggcgagctcgaggccctgattgacagcgattcggtttgattaacacctcgtacttaagctcttatttcgtttctaagtctttcacatagcatcaactgcctaacaactagcataaaaatagatcacgtatttttagaaccactaaatcaaatttaattgttagtaccattttcacggtaaacaaaaatattttaaataataatataactatTAAAAAATTTTAACTGGGTCCCAcgttaccgaccaaagttggtcggtaatgtgAAATTTTCTTTGACTAAACAAGTCTGACCAGCTCGTCAACTTGTTGACcactttaccgaccaactttggtcgcttttttggaccgtccaattttggtcgctaaattttggTTGCTaatt
Proteins encoded:
- the LOC138868976 gene encoding uncharacterized protein — encoded protein: MSLPPYQSEGVIRSPCVRCDYMKFEIPEVVKLHLYRKAFIENYFVWTNHGEINGSRGIFHNMVVGESSRSVENTNRDSRIHDMVTDAFGMHFGGEPNENVEQTPIDDVKCFYEQLEEASRPLRKGSPHSQLSVAVRLLSIKSNWNISQATMDSFIDLMSELVDPNIKLPGDFYKAKRLVSNLGLLSMRIDCCEDGCMLYYKDDATLNSCKFCKKSSFKRLSSGNMVAIKAMHYLPLIPTLKRLYASMSSTPHMRWNFENRRPLDVMCHPSDGEAWKHFDRTYLDFASELSNIQLGKEIWERVQNFSKVTEAPPYKFLGYGVTHNWTKQSIFWELPYWKDNLLHHSVNVMHIEKNYFDNLFNTVMDVKGQLANANNLLSRGIRLKDLYAKLILQRKLLIFVLIILRVTCHVLGIVPICTLSNV